Proteins encoded within one genomic window of Procambarus clarkii isolate CNS0578487 chromosome 31, FALCON_Pclarkii_2.0, whole genome shotgun sequence:
- the LOC138370124 gene encoding uncharacterized PE-PGRS family protein PE_PGRS46-like, with protein sequence MGEANGGGTVGGREMGESGGGSVGGMEMGEAGGGGTVGGREMGEAVGGDTVGFGEMDEACGGGTVSGGEMGEASGGTVGGEEMGEAGGGTVVGGLEMGEAGGGGGTVGGGEMGEAGGGGTVGGGNMGEAGGGGTMGCWEMGEAGGGGTVGGGKMGEAGGGGTMGGEEMGEAGGGGTVDGEEMGEAGGGGTMGGEEMGEAGGGGTMGGEEMGEAGGGGTVGGEGMGEAGGGATVGGRELGESGGGTVGGG encoded by the coding sequence ATGGGTGAGGCTAATGGTGGTGGCACGGTGGGCGGCCGGGAGATGGGTGAGTCTGGTGGTGGCTCGGTGGGCGGCATGGAGatgggtgaggctggtggtggtggcacggtGGGCGGCAGAGAGATGGgtgaggctgtgggtggtgacaCGGTAGGCTTCGGGGAGATGGATGAGGCTTGTGGTGGAGGCACCGTGAGCGGCGGGGAGATGGGTGAGGCTAGTGGTGGCACGGTGGGCGGCGAAGAGatgggtgaggctggtggtggcacaGTGGTGGGCGGCTTGGAGatgggtgaggctggtggtggtggtggcacggtGGGCGGCGGGGAGatgggtgaggctggtggtggtggcacagtgGGCGGTGGGAATATGGGTGAGGCTGGAGGTGGTGGCACGATGGGCTGCTGGGAGatgggtgaggctggtggtggtggcactgtgggcGGCGGGAAGatgggtgaggctggtggtggtggcacgatGGGCGgcgaggagatgggtgaggctggtggtggtggcacggtggacggcgaggagatgggtgaggctggtggtggtggcacgatGGGCGgcgaggagatgggtgaggctggtggtggtggcacgatGGGCGgcgaggagatgggtgaggctggtggtggtggcacggtGGGCGGCGAGGGTatgggtgaggctggtggtggtgccactgtGGGCGGCAGGGAGttgggtgagtcaggtggtggcacGGTGGGCGGCGGATAG